The Nostoc sp. 'Lobaria pulmonaria (5183) cyanobiont' DNA window TTTGGCATTTACTACGAGTATTACTTAGCAATTGTTTTCGGTTAACAACTAAGTAGTATTAATAATGGTAAAAATGAGTGGTTGGCCTAGAAGATGTTTGAAAATTCCTCTTGTTAGTAGTAAAAACTGTACTTATTGAGATACGCGCTACTCGGATTAAAGATTTCGACTATTGCTTATCTAGAGCGGATTTTAGGCTAATAAATAGAACTAACAAATAATTTGGCAAGCCACACCGCGCCTTCTCACACCTAAATCTTGACTATTTTGTATTAATCTTCAGTACAAGGAAAGGCATGAAAAATACTTAAGTAACAATCAACCAACCACTCAACGAAACAGCTTGCAAGCATAACCAAAAAAAATTGAGTTACAAGAACAATACCTCTGCCAATTTAGGAGGTTACAGCGTCGGTAGAAGCGGTATAAATCTGTCCTAAAGAAGTAAGCTTGGCAAAAATTTTGGCTAATAAAATAGGCAACAGCCAAAACAACGTCGCCCAAGGTATTATTGTATGAAAGAACCTCAACATCGTCCGATAACTACCACCCATCCCTGTCCAACGCGATATTCCTATTGAACATAGGTTTTTCTGACTACCGATGCGATCGCTTCTTTATTGACTGGGGACTGTGCAAGAGTTAGAAGAGTTAGCTCTTGCTTGACTAGGTTACAACCAAAACTGACGCAAACACTCGCTACCAAACTTGGCAAACACCCATTGCACACACCCCGATAGTTGCTCATTCCAATTTCCTAGCAATTTTTGTGCCAATATTCTTTACTTTCGCAAGAAAAACTTACATTGCGAAGTATAAGCAAGATTGAGTAGGAAATCAACTATTTAAGCTGAACTTCCCCCTGCAAATAAATCTACATAGACTCAAAAGCCCATCACTACAACGATTTCAATTGTTGAGTCAATATTGTGTACCAAATGATTGTTAGCATTCTATTAAGGGAGGGGCAATTAAACTGCCCTTTTCTAATGTTCTACTGTTAAATAAAAATTGTTCAAATCGCTTTTGAATCTTCAATCTTGTGAATATTTATGAGGTTCTCGTCTCAAAGGTACACACCAAGGTGTACCCATTACTGGGTCTGGCACAATTCGACAAGCTAATCCAAACACCTCCTGCACCATTTCTTCTGTCATTACATCTGCTGGAGTTCCATAAGCCATAACAGCGCCATCACGTAAAGCTATTAGCTGATGAGCATAACGACACGCCTGATTCAGGTCATGCAACACCATGACAATTGTTCGCTCCTCAAGTTGATTCAAATCCCACAGCAACTCCAGCACTTCCACTTGATGAGCTAAATCTAAAAAAGTTGTCGGCTCATCCAATAGTAAAATTTGTGTATCTTGCGCTAAAGTCATGGCTATCCAAGCACGTTGCTTCTGTCCACCAGAAAGGGTATCTACGGCTCTATCAGCTAATTCGTTGAGGTCTGTAGTTGTTAATGCTTTGCGGACTTGACGTTCATCTTCAGTTGTCCAAGATTGCAGCCAACTTTTTTGATATGGATAACGACCTTGTGCTACTAAATCTCGCACAGTCAATCCTTCTGGTGCAACTGGCCCTTGAGGAAGAATACCGAGTTGTTGTGCAACTTTGGTCGTTGACTGTCGAAAAATATCAGCACCATTAAGATATACAGTACCAATATGAGGTTTGAGTAATCTGGCTAAACCTCGCAGTAGAGTAGATTTCCCGCAGCCATTGGGGCCAACTAGAGCAGTAATTTGTCCTGTGGGAATTAACAGGTTAAGACCGGATATGATGGGTTTGCCATCGTAAGCTAGGCTCAGATGTTGGGTTTCAAGGACTGTGTTGTCCATAAGACTTTCTGATTGCAAGAATAAGTGATCTGAAAGTGCGTAGCTAGCTGCAAAGCGGCTGATGCTGGCAAAGCGCATTGCCGCCTAGTGCCTTGTTGCGAACGCTTTTGAATCCAATTAATAATTGTTGGCAGGGGAATGACCAAAATCCGATTTTTCAAGCTAGTCAAAATCCCGGAGCAGAGTATCTTATGGGTCATTCTTTAAAGTTAGCGATCGCCTTTGAGGATAGATATTTAGATCGGATTACGATAATCTTACCAATAATATTGGGTACTTAGTCCGGCGCTTGGTAAAGATACTCTGACATCAGATTCTCCTTTCCTACTCATCTTTGCCGCCTTTTATACAGTAAATAGATAAAATAAGGCGCTCCTAAGGCAGCAGTTAGCAAACCACATGGCAATTCTGTCGGAGAAAATAAAGTCCTACCCAAAAAATCTGCTGCTGCTACCAACAATCCTCCGTTCAAGGCGGCAACTGGTAGTAAATTTTTATGTATTGACCCCACAAGTCTACGTGCCAAATGGGGAGCCATTAATCCAACAAAGCCAATTGTACCGCCGATCGCCACACTTGACCCAGCCAGCGCCACACTCACTAACAATAATTTGCTTCTTTGCCATGTGACTCGACTACCGAGTCCTTTAGCTACTGTATCACCCAGTTGCAAAGTATCAAGTTCTTGCGCCAGCAGTAAAGCAAAGGGAACGAAGATAACTATCCAAGGTAGCAGTTGCCAGACTTGCTCCCAACTTTTACCAGCCACACTACCTTCCAACCAGACCAATGCTCTGGTAACATCGTTGATTTCACCAAAAGTGAGCATTAATGTAGTGAAAGCTCCCATAATTGCTGCAAGTGCAACTCCCACTAAAACTAAGCGCAGAGGTGATTTTTCTCCCGTGCCAGCTAGCAAGTAGATTAGACAGCCCACAATAAAAGCACCACCAAAGGCAGCAAAGGGCAAATACATAGTGGGTACAGCCGGAAATAGTACAATCAAAATCACAGCTGCTAAGGCTGCACCTGCATTTACCCCAACAATACCAGGGTCAGCTAAAGGATTACGTGTTAATCCTTGTAAAATTGCACCCGCAATTGCCAAGCCCACTCCTACCAACCAGGAGATTAACACTCTCGGTAAACGCAAAGTGACAACAACAAAGGGAGATTCTGGATCTTGAGTTGGTAAACCAATAACAGCTTTCACTATGTCTGCTGGCAAGACAGGATAATCTCCTAAACTAAGACTCATCCCCAAGACTGCGAGCGTGAGTAATAGCAGTAGTAACAATACTCTAGTTACAGGCTGGTTGCTAAGTATTGAATTTTGAATTATAAATTTTGAATTTTGAATTGTTGTCACCCTCTTTTTACCCGCCAACGCACTAAATACAACAAAAACGGCGCTCCCAAGAGGGCTGTCATCACACCAACAGGCAATTCTTGGGGTCTAATTAACCAACGGGCTGCTAAATCTGCCCATACTAGTAAATCTGCACCAAACACGGCTGCACAAGGCAATACCCAACGATAATCAACACCCATGACTCCCCGCGCCAGATGGGGAACTACCAGACCGACAAAGCCAATAGGCCCTGCTAATGCCACAGCACTCCCTGCTAATATGACAACGCTTGATGCTGTTGCCAACTTGATCCAACCTGTTTGCTGACCTAAGCCTGTGGCTACTGACTCTCCCAAG harbors:
- a CDS encoding ABC transporter ATP-binding protein translates to MDNTVLETQHLSLAYDGKPIISGLNLLIPTGQITALVGPNGCGKSTLLRGLARLLKPHIGTVYLNGADIFRQSTTKVAQQLGILPQGPVAPEGLTVRDLVAQGRYPYQKSWLQSWTTEDERQVRKALTTTDLNELADRAVDTLSGGQKQRAWIAMTLAQDTQILLLDEPTTFLDLAHQVEVLELLWDLNQLEERTIVMVLHDLNQACRYAHQLIALRDGAVMAYGTPADVMTEEMVQEVFGLACRIVPDPVMGTPWCVPLRREPHKYSQD
- a CDS encoding FecCD family ABC transporter permease — its product is MQNSKFIIQNSILSNQPVTRVLLLLLLLTLAVLGMSLSLGDYPVLPADIVKAVIGLPTQDPESPFVVVTLRLPRVLISWLVGVGLAIAGAILQGLTRNPLADPGIVGVNAGAALAAVILIVLFPAVPTMYLPFAAFGGAFIVGCLIYLLAGTGEKSPLRLVLVGVALAAIMGAFTTLMLTFGEINDVTRALVWLEGSVAGKSWEQVWQLLPWIVIFVPFALLLAQELDTLQLGDTVAKGLGSRVTWQRSKLLLVSVALAGSSVAIGGTIGFVGLMAPHLARRLVGSIHKNLLPVAALNGGLLVAAADFLGRTLFSPTELPCGLLTAALGAPYFIYLLYKRRQR